The Apodemus sylvaticus chromosome 17, mApoSyl1.1, whole genome shotgun sequence genome contains a region encoding:
- the Tspyl5 gene encoding testis-specific Y-encoded-like protein 5: protein MSGRSRGRRSSRAKGRGKGRARARVRAPAEDAWNDEKRPQSPLLGEDAEAAQVQAGAAQGGAEPAEPREEAACRLPLDCGLTLRARAAGERERERELPVPDPDLERATALAERLTSDTNFLGTVGALAKLRRGSRIGNRRVPGRKAPDTRSAAGRRSQATVSGKPKMPCAAAPVGEEKKVTEKHAGLGSPVTVGSMDTLETVQLKLETMNAQADRAYLRLSRKFGQLRLHHLERRNLLIQSIPGFWGQAFQNHPQLSSFLNSKDKEVLSYLNRLEVEELGLARLGYKIKFYFGRNPYFQNKVLIKEYGCGPSGQVVSRSAPIQWLPGHDLQSLSKENPENNGSFFGWFSNHSSIESDKIVEIINEDLWPNPLQYYLISEEARGEKGKEERSGPAKQPARSPEPAGRQPN from the coding sequence ATGAGCGGCCGTAGTAGGGGTCGAAGGTCTTCCCGCGCCAAAGGCCGGGGCAAGGGTCGGGCCAGAGCTCGGGTCCGGGCCCCTGCCGAAGACGCCTGGAACGACGAAAAGCGGCCTCAGAGCCCGCTGCTCGGGGAGGACGCCGAGGCCGCGCAGGTGCAGGCCGGCGCTGCTCAGGGAGGCGCGGAGCCAGCCGAGCCCCGGGAAGAGGCGGCCTGCCGCCTCCCGCTGGACTGCGGCCTGACGCTGCGGGCACGGGCTGCAGGCGAGCGCGAGCGCGAGCGCGAGCTGCCGGTCCCAGATCCGGACCTGGAGAGGGCCACAGCCCTCGCCGAGCGCCTGACCAGCGACACCAACTTCTTGGGAACCGTGGGGGCCTTGGCGAAGCTGCGACGCGGTTCCCGCATTGGAAATCGGCGAGTCCCCGGGAGGAAGGCCCCAGACACTCGGAGCGCCGCGGGAAGGAGATCTCAGGCCACAGTCAGTGGGAAGCCAAAGATGCCATGCGCCGCTGCTCCCGTGGGGGAGGAAAAAAAGGTGACAGAGAAGCATGCTGGGTTAGGGTCCCCTGTGACAGTAGGCAGCATGGATACCCTGGAGACGGTCCAGCTAAAGCTAGAGACCATGAATGCGCAGGCTGACAGGGCATATCTCAGGCTTTCCCGCAAGTTTGGCCAGTTGCGACTTCACCACTTAGAGCGCAGGAACCTTCTCATCCAGAGCATCCCTGGCTTCTGGGGGCAAGCATTTCAGAACCACCCCCAGCTGTCGTCTTTTCTGAATTCCAAAGATAAGGAGGTATTGAGCTATTTGAATAGACTGGAGGTGGAAGAGCTTGGCCTTGCCAGATTGGGCTACAAAATCAAGTTCTACTTTGGCCGAAATCCCTATTTCCAAAATAAGGTGCTCATCAAGGAATATGGGTGTGGTCCATCCGGTCAAGTAGTGTCTCGCTCAGCTCCAATCCAGTGGCTCCCAGGTCATGATCTACAGTCCCTAAGCAAGGAAAACCCAGAAAACAACGGTAGCTTCTTTGGGTGGTTTTCAAACCACAGTTCTATTGAGTCTGACAAGATTGTTGAGATAATCAACGAAGACCTGTGGCCTAATCCTCTACAGTACTACCTGATCAGTGAAGAAGCCcgtggagagaaaggaaaggaagaaaggtcagGTCCTGCAAAACAGCCAGCACGGAGCCCTGAGCCTGCAGGGAGGCAGCCCAACTGA